In a single window of the Solea solea chromosome 14, fSolSol10.1, whole genome shotgun sequence genome:
- the sowahd gene encoding ankyrin repeat domain-containing protein SOWAHC, translating to MYESRSADGGCEAAVISDSSIDAHSSSTVTKGIIVERLSRYGLQVMPSASQRRSRLQRQQEVVDSSGQLQREVPERASLTAAMRKKLLKDLLFRNSSNSGFNSALSSHTPPSATPSEEDAEWALYPMEHAWMLSAAEGNYDTLLEFISVDPGLLTRRDFISGYSVLHWLAKRGLDENLVKLLRYAETAGIAVNVNQRGSGGLTPLHIASMHGHYMVVKLLVGAFGANVDVMDYSGRRAWQYLRGDAPPEMKELLGTFDEEHGVGCGLPDNQNNNNTAANATDVTFGDEVDGGDTEEVNFFDRTQRIGSWRFGSLRKMLPSFSFLGNKS from the coding sequence ATGTATGAGAGCAGATCCGCAGACGGTGGATGTGAAGCAGCTGTCATCAGTGACAGCAGTATTGACGCCCACAGCAGCAGTACAGTCACAAAGGGCATCATTGTGGAGAGACTGTCTCGGTATGGGCTGCAGGTCATGCCCAGTGCTTCCCAGCGTAGGTCGAGGCTGCAGAGGCAGCAAGAAGTCGTTGACAGCTCCGGGCAGCTGCAGAGGGAAGTCCCGGAGCGAGCGTCGCTCACAGCTGCTATGCGTAAGAAACTGCTCAAAGATCTGCTTTTCAGAAACTCCTCAAACAGCGGCTTTAATAGCGCACTGTCCTCACACACTCCTCCCAGCGCGACCCCCTCAGAGGAGGACGCAGAGTGGGCTCTGTACCCGATGGAGCACGCGTGGATGCTTTCTGCAGCTGAAGGGAACTATGACACCCTCTTGGAGTTCATCTCCGTGGATCCCGGTCTGCTAACGAGGAGGGATTTCATCAGCGGGTACTCGGTCCTGCACTGGCTGGCCAAGAGAGGACTGGACGAGAACCTGGTCAAACTTTTGCGTTACGCGGAAACCGCGGGGATAGCAGTGAACGTGAACCAGCGGGGCAGCGGCGGCCTCACCCCGCTGCACATCGCCAGCATGCACGGACACTACATGGTCGTCAAACTGCTGGTGGGAGCTTTCGGGGCCAATGTGGACGTCATGGACTACAGTGGGAGAAGAGCGTGGCAGTATTTGAGGGGAGACGCGCCGCCGGAGATGAAGGAGCTGCTCGGGACCTTCGATGAGGAGCACGGTGTGGGGTGTGGACTCCCTgacaaccaaaacaacaacaacaccgcGGCCAACGCCACGGACGTAACCTTCGGTGATGAGGTCGATGGTGGAGACACTGAGGAAGTGAACTTCTTCGACAGGACTCAGAGAATCGGCAGCTGGAGATTCGGGTCTCTCAGAAAAATGCTGCCATCCTTTTCATTTCTGGGAAACAAAAGTTGA
- the septin6 gene encoding septin-6 isoform X4: MASTEIARQAGEGARAVPLSGHVGFDSMPDQLVNKSVNHGFCFNILCVGETGLGKSTLMDTLFNTKFEGEPTQHNQPGVTLKSNTYELQESNVRLKLTIVNTVGFGDQINKEDSYKSIVEFIDAQFEAYLQEELKIKRTLHSYHDTRIHACLYFIAPTGHSLKSLDLVTMKKLDSKVNIIPIIAKSDAISKSELAKFKIKITSELVSNGVQIYQFPIDDESVAEINSTMNSHLPFAVVGSTEEVKMGNKMVKARQYPWGTVQVENENHCDFVKLREMLIRVNMEDLREQTHTRHYELYRRCKLEEMGFKDTDPDSKPFSLQETYEAKRNEFMGELQKKEEEMRQMFVQRVKEKEAELKEAEKELHEKFDRLKKLHQDEKKKLEEKKKGLDDELNTFKQKKTAAELLQSQAQQAGGSATIKRDKERKN, encoded by the exons ATGGCGTCCACCGAAATAGCGAGACAAGCG GGTGAAGGTGCTCGTGCTGTCCCTCTGTCAGGCCATGTTGGCTTTGACAGCATGCCGGACCAGCTGGTCAACAAGTCCGTCAACCACGGATTCTGCTTCAACATCCTGTGTGTTG gtGAGACAGGTCTGGGTAAGTCTACACTGATGGACACGTTGTTCAACACCAAGTTTGAGGGCGAGCCTACTCAGCACAaccagccaggagtcacactcaAGTCCAACACCTACGAGCTCCAGGAGAGTAACGTGCGTCTCAAACTCACTATTGTGAACACTGTGGGCTTCGGAGACCAGATCAATAAAGAAGACAG CTACAAGTCCATTGTGGAGTTTATCGATGCCCAGTTTGAAGCCTATCTACAGGAGGAACTCAAAATCAAGCGCACGCTACACAGCTACCATGACACCCGTATCCACGCATGCCTGTATTTCATCGCTCCCACTGGACACTCGCTCAAATCCCTGGACTTGGTGACCATGAAGAAACTTGACAGCAAG GTCAATATAATTCCAATCATTGCCAAGTCAGACGCCATCTCCAAGAGCGAGCTGGCCAagttcaaaatcaaaatcaccaGTGAGCTGGTCAGTAACGGCGTGCAGATCTACCAGTTCCCTATTGATGACGAGTCTGTGGCAGAGATCAACTCCACTATGAAC AGCCATTTGCCGTTTGCTGTGGTGGGAAGCACAGAAGAAGTAAAGATGGGGAATAAGATGGTGAAGGCCCGGCAGTATCCCTGGGGAACAGTGCAGG TGGAAAACGAGAATCACTGTGACTTTGTCAAACTGCGAGAGATGCTGATCAGAGTGAACATGGAGGACCTGCGAGAGCAGACTCACACACGCCATTATGAGCTTTATCGTCGCTGCAAACTGGAGGAGATGGGCTTCAAGGACACGGACCCTGACAGCAAGCCCTTCag TCTGCAGGAAACATACGAAGCAAAGAGGAACGAGTTCATGGGTGAGCtgcagaagaaagaagaagaaatgaggcAAATGTTTGTCCAGAGAGTCAAAGAGAAGGAGGCTGAGCTGAAAGAAGCGGAAAAAGAG CTGCATGAGAAGTTTGACCGTCTGAAGAAGCTCCACCAGGACGAGAAAAAGAAactggaggaaaagaagaaggggCTGGACGACGAGCTTAATACGTTCAAACAGAAAAAGACTGCGGCAGAGCTCTTGCAGAGTCAAGCTCAGCAGGCAGGGGGCTCCGCCACAATCAAGAGggacaaagagaggaaaaa TTAA
- the septin6 gene encoding septin-6 isoform X2 yields the protein MASTEIARQAGEGARAVPLSGHVGFDSMPDQLVNKSVNHGFCFNILCVGETGLGKSTLMDTLFNTKFEGEPTQHNQPGVTLKSNTYELQESNVRLKLTIVNTVGFGDQINKEDSYKSIVEFIDAQFEAYLQEELKIKRTLHSYHDTRIHACLYFIAPTGHSLKSLDLVTMKKLDSKVNIIPIIAKSDAISKSELAKFKIKITSELVSNGVQIYQFPIDDESVAEINSTMNSHLPFAVVGSTEEVKMGNKMVKARQYPWGTVQVENENHCDFVKLREMLIRVNMEDLREQTHTRHYELYRRCKLEEMGFKDTDPDSKPFSLQETYEAKRNEFMGELQKKEEEMRQMFVQRVKEKEAELKEAEKELHEKFDRLKKLHQDEKKKLEEKKKGLDDELNTFKQKKTAAELLQSQAQQAGGSATIKRDKERKNLGSL from the exons ATGGCGTCCACCGAAATAGCGAGACAAGCG GGTGAAGGTGCTCGTGCTGTCCCTCTGTCAGGCCATGTTGGCTTTGACAGCATGCCGGACCAGCTGGTCAACAAGTCCGTCAACCACGGATTCTGCTTCAACATCCTGTGTGTTG gtGAGACAGGTCTGGGTAAGTCTACACTGATGGACACGTTGTTCAACACCAAGTTTGAGGGCGAGCCTACTCAGCACAaccagccaggagtcacactcaAGTCCAACACCTACGAGCTCCAGGAGAGTAACGTGCGTCTCAAACTCACTATTGTGAACACTGTGGGCTTCGGAGACCAGATCAATAAAGAAGACAG CTACAAGTCCATTGTGGAGTTTATCGATGCCCAGTTTGAAGCCTATCTACAGGAGGAACTCAAAATCAAGCGCACGCTACACAGCTACCATGACACCCGTATCCACGCATGCCTGTATTTCATCGCTCCCACTGGACACTCGCTCAAATCCCTGGACTTGGTGACCATGAAGAAACTTGACAGCAAG GTCAATATAATTCCAATCATTGCCAAGTCAGACGCCATCTCCAAGAGCGAGCTGGCCAagttcaaaatcaaaatcaccaGTGAGCTGGTCAGTAACGGCGTGCAGATCTACCAGTTCCCTATTGATGACGAGTCTGTGGCAGAGATCAACTCCACTATGAAC AGCCATTTGCCGTTTGCTGTGGTGGGAAGCACAGAAGAAGTAAAGATGGGGAATAAGATGGTGAAGGCCCGGCAGTATCCCTGGGGAACAGTGCAGG TGGAAAACGAGAATCACTGTGACTTTGTCAAACTGCGAGAGATGCTGATCAGAGTGAACATGGAGGACCTGCGAGAGCAGACTCACACACGCCATTATGAGCTTTATCGTCGCTGCAAACTGGAGGAGATGGGCTTCAAGGACACGGACCCTGACAGCAAGCCCTTCag TCTGCAGGAAACATACGAAGCAAAGAGGAACGAGTTCATGGGTGAGCtgcagaagaaagaagaagaaatgaggcAAATGTTTGTCCAGAGAGTCAAAGAGAAGGAGGCTGAGCTGAAAGAAGCGGAAAAAGAG CTGCATGAGAAGTTTGACCGTCTGAAGAAGCTCCACCAGGACGAGAAAAAGAAactggaggaaaagaagaaggggCTGGACGACGAGCTTAATACGTTCAAACAGAAAAAGACTGCGGCAGAGCTCTTGCAGAGTCAAGCTCAGCAGGCAGGGGGCTCCGCCACAATCAAGAGggacaaagagaggaaaaa CTTAGGATCCCTCTAG
- the pttg1 gene encoding securin, translating to MADIIFAEQENARLHGPTLKMRPRLQSAPEKLVRSSVIAKTISTPLPSGRKAFGAVNKNLTPAVSAQVQKLLKPQETKVENAAHSKEEEYPDVEQIHSYDPLEFEKYSIPEDVVLLSRFALPGLASFPPSPHLCEEDQDKVDPLPQPSPVKMPKRSDYYSELEAFLQTIDELTVELPPDPVTD from the exons ATGGCCGACATAATCTTTGCCGAGCAGGAAAATGCACGTCTCCATGGACCCACACTGAAGATGCGACCGCGACTTCAGTCTGCTCCAG AGAAACTTGTCAGGTCTTCTGTGATTGCCAAAACCATAAGCACTCCTCTGCCATCTGGACGTAAAGCTTTTGGTGCGGTCAACAAAAACTTGACCCCTGCAGTCAGCGCACAAGTGCAGAAACTACTAAAGCCTCAG GAAACTAAGGTAGAAAATGCTGCTCACTCCAAAGAGGAGGAATATCCAGACGTGGAACAGATCCACTCTTATGACCCACTGG AATTTGAAAAGTACAGCATACCTGAAGACGTGGTCCTTCTCAGTCGCTTTGCTCTGCCTGGACTGGCATCTTTCCCGCCATCACCACATCTGTGTGAAGAGGACCAGGATAAGGTTGACCCTCTGCCACAACCATCACCTGTGAAGATGCCAAAACGTTCAG ATTATTACTCGGAGTTGGAGGCCTTTCTTCAAACAATTGATGAGCTGACTGTTGAACTCCCGCCAGATCCTGTTACTGACTGA
- the septin6 gene encoding septin-6 isoform X1, with product MASTEIARQAGEGARAVPLSGHVGFDSMPDQLVNKSVNHGFCFNILCVGETGLGKSTLMDTLFNTKFEGEPTQHNQPGVTLKSNTYELQESNVRLKLTIVNTVGFGDQINKEDSYKSIVEFIDAQFEAYLQEELKIKRTLHSYHDTRIHACLYFIAPTGHSLKSLDLVTMKKLDSKVNIIPIIAKSDAISKSELAKFKIKITSELVSNGVQIYQFPIDDESVAEINSTMNSHLPFAVVGSTEEVKMGNKMVKARQYPWGTVQVENENHCDFVKLREMLIRVNMEDLREQTHTRHYELYRRCKLEEMGFKDTDPDSKPFSLQETYEAKRNEFMGELQKKEEEMRQMFVQRVKEKEAELKEAEKELHEKFDRLKKLHQDEKKKLEEKKKGLDDELNTFKQKKTAAELLQSQAQQAGGSATIKRDKERKNNTWLCTE from the exons ATGGCGTCCACCGAAATAGCGAGACAAGCG GGTGAAGGTGCTCGTGCTGTCCCTCTGTCAGGCCATGTTGGCTTTGACAGCATGCCGGACCAGCTGGTCAACAAGTCCGTCAACCACGGATTCTGCTTCAACATCCTGTGTGTTG gtGAGACAGGTCTGGGTAAGTCTACACTGATGGACACGTTGTTCAACACCAAGTTTGAGGGCGAGCCTACTCAGCACAaccagccaggagtcacactcaAGTCCAACACCTACGAGCTCCAGGAGAGTAACGTGCGTCTCAAACTCACTATTGTGAACACTGTGGGCTTCGGAGACCAGATCAATAAAGAAGACAG CTACAAGTCCATTGTGGAGTTTATCGATGCCCAGTTTGAAGCCTATCTACAGGAGGAACTCAAAATCAAGCGCACGCTACACAGCTACCATGACACCCGTATCCACGCATGCCTGTATTTCATCGCTCCCACTGGACACTCGCTCAAATCCCTGGACTTGGTGACCATGAAGAAACTTGACAGCAAG GTCAATATAATTCCAATCATTGCCAAGTCAGACGCCATCTCCAAGAGCGAGCTGGCCAagttcaaaatcaaaatcaccaGTGAGCTGGTCAGTAACGGCGTGCAGATCTACCAGTTCCCTATTGATGACGAGTCTGTGGCAGAGATCAACTCCACTATGAAC AGCCATTTGCCGTTTGCTGTGGTGGGAAGCACAGAAGAAGTAAAGATGGGGAATAAGATGGTGAAGGCCCGGCAGTATCCCTGGGGAACAGTGCAGG TGGAAAACGAGAATCACTGTGACTTTGTCAAACTGCGAGAGATGCTGATCAGAGTGAACATGGAGGACCTGCGAGAGCAGACTCACACACGCCATTATGAGCTTTATCGTCGCTGCAAACTGGAGGAGATGGGCTTCAAGGACACGGACCCTGACAGCAAGCCCTTCag TCTGCAGGAAACATACGAAGCAAAGAGGAACGAGTTCATGGGTGAGCtgcagaagaaagaagaagaaatgaggcAAATGTTTGTCCAGAGAGTCAAAGAGAAGGAGGCTGAGCTGAAAGAAGCGGAAAAAGAG CTGCATGAGAAGTTTGACCGTCTGAAGAAGCTCCACCAGGACGAGAAAAAGAAactggaggaaaagaagaaggggCTGGACGACGAGCTTAATACGTTCAAACAGAAAAAGACTGCGGCAGAGCTCTTGCAGAGTCAAGCTCAGCAGGCAGGGGGCTCCGCCACAATCAAGAGggacaaagagaggaaaaa TAATACCTGGCTCTGCACTGAGTAG
- the septin6 gene encoding septin-6 isoform X3 has protein sequence MASTEIARQAGEGARAVPLSGHVGFDSMPDQLVNKSVNHGFCFNILCVGETGLGKSTLMDTLFNTKFEGEPTQHNQPGVTLKSNTYELQESNVRLKLTIVNTVGFGDQINKEDSYKSIVEFIDAQFEAYLQEELKIKRTLHSYHDTRIHACLYFIAPTGHSLKSLDLVTMKKLDSKVNIIPIIAKSDAISKSELAKFKIKITSELVSNGVQIYQFPIDDESVAEINSTMNSHLPFAVVGSTEEVKMGNKMVKARQYPWGTVQVENENHCDFVKLREMLIRVNMEDLREQTHTRHYELYRRCKLEEMGFKDTDPDSKPFSLQETYEAKRNEFMGELQKKEEEMRQMFVQRVKEKEAELKEAEKELHEKFDRLKKLHQDEKKKLEEKKKGLDDELNTFKQKKTAAELLQSQAQQAGGSATIKRDKERKNFF, from the exons ATGGCGTCCACCGAAATAGCGAGACAAGCG GGTGAAGGTGCTCGTGCTGTCCCTCTGTCAGGCCATGTTGGCTTTGACAGCATGCCGGACCAGCTGGTCAACAAGTCCGTCAACCACGGATTCTGCTTCAACATCCTGTGTGTTG gtGAGACAGGTCTGGGTAAGTCTACACTGATGGACACGTTGTTCAACACCAAGTTTGAGGGCGAGCCTACTCAGCACAaccagccaggagtcacactcaAGTCCAACACCTACGAGCTCCAGGAGAGTAACGTGCGTCTCAAACTCACTATTGTGAACACTGTGGGCTTCGGAGACCAGATCAATAAAGAAGACAG CTACAAGTCCATTGTGGAGTTTATCGATGCCCAGTTTGAAGCCTATCTACAGGAGGAACTCAAAATCAAGCGCACGCTACACAGCTACCATGACACCCGTATCCACGCATGCCTGTATTTCATCGCTCCCACTGGACACTCGCTCAAATCCCTGGACTTGGTGACCATGAAGAAACTTGACAGCAAG GTCAATATAATTCCAATCATTGCCAAGTCAGACGCCATCTCCAAGAGCGAGCTGGCCAagttcaaaatcaaaatcaccaGTGAGCTGGTCAGTAACGGCGTGCAGATCTACCAGTTCCCTATTGATGACGAGTCTGTGGCAGAGATCAACTCCACTATGAAC AGCCATTTGCCGTTTGCTGTGGTGGGAAGCACAGAAGAAGTAAAGATGGGGAATAAGATGGTGAAGGCCCGGCAGTATCCCTGGGGAACAGTGCAGG TGGAAAACGAGAATCACTGTGACTTTGTCAAACTGCGAGAGATGCTGATCAGAGTGAACATGGAGGACCTGCGAGAGCAGACTCACACACGCCATTATGAGCTTTATCGTCGCTGCAAACTGGAGGAGATGGGCTTCAAGGACACGGACCCTGACAGCAAGCCCTTCag TCTGCAGGAAACATACGAAGCAAAGAGGAACGAGTTCATGGGTGAGCtgcagaagaaagaagaagaaatgaggcAAATGTTTGTCCAGAGAGTCAAAGAGAAGGAGGCTGAGCTGAAAGAAGCGGAAAAAGAG CTGCATGAGAAGTTTGACCGTCTGAAGAAGCTCCACCAGGACGAGAAAAAGAAactggaggaaaagaagaaggggCTGGACGACGAGCTTAATACGTTCAAACAGAAAAAGACTGCGGCAGAGCTCTTGCAGAGTCAAGCTCAGCAGGCAGGGGGCTCCGCCACAATCAAGAGggacaaagagaggaaaaa CTTCTTTTAA
- the septin6 gene encoding septin-6 isoform X5: MASTEIARQAGEGARAVPLSGHVGFDSMPDQLVNKSVNHGFCFNILCVGETGLGKSTLMDTLFNTKFEGEPTQHNQPGVTLKSNTYELQESNVRLKLTIVNTVGFGDQINKEDSYKSIVEFIDAQFEAYLQEELKIKRTLHSYHDTRIHACLYFIAPTGHSLKSLDLVTMKKLDSKVNIIPIIAKSDAISKSELAKFKIKITSELVSNGVQIYQFPIDDESVAEINSTMNSHLPFAVVGSTEEVKMGNKMVKARQYPWGTVQVENENHCDFVKLREMLIRVNMEDLREQTHTRHYELYRRCKLEEMGFKDTDPDSKPFSLQETYEAKRNEFMGELQKKEEEMRQMFVQRVKEKEAELKEAEKELHEKFDRLKKLHQDEKKKLEEKKKGLDDELNTFKQKKTAAELLQSQAQQAGGSATIKRDKERKN, translated from the exons ATGGCGTCCACCGAAATAGCGAGACAAGCG GGTGAAGGTGCTCGTGCTGTCCCTCTGTCAGGCCATGTTGGCTTTGACAGCATGCCGGACCAGCTGGTCAACAAGTCCGTCAACCACGGATTCTGCTTCAACATCCTGTGTGTTG gtGAGACAGGTCTGGGTAAGTCTACACTGATGGACACGTTGTTCAACACCAAGTTTGAGGGCGAGCCTACTCAGCACAaccagccaggagtcacactcaAGTCCAACACCTACGAGCTCCAGGAGAGTAACGTGCGTCTCAAACTCACTATTGTGAACACTGTGGGCTTCGGAGACCAGATCAATAAAGAAGACAG CTACAAGTCCATTGTGGAGTTTATCGATGCCCAGTTTGAAGCCTATCTACAGGAGGAACTCAAAATCAAGCGCACGCTACACAGCTACCATGACACCCGTATCCACGCATGCCTGTATTTCATCGCTCCCACTGGACACTCGCTCAAATCCCTGGACTTGGTGACCATGAAGAAACTTGACAGCAAG GTCAATATAATTCCAATCATTGCCAAGTCAGACGCCATCTCCAAGAGCGAGCTGGCCAagttcaaaatcaaaatcaccaGTGAGCTGGTCAGTAACGGCGTGCAGATCTACCAGTTCCCTATTGATGACGAGTCTGTGGCAGAGATCAACTCCACTATGAAC AGCCATTTGCCGTTTGCTGTGGTGGGAAGCACAGAAGAAGTAAAGATGGGGAATAAGATGGTGAAGGCCCGGCAGTATCCCTGGGGAACAGTGCAGG TGGAAAACGAGAATCACTGTGACTTTGTCAAACTGCGAGAGATGCTGATCAGAGTGAACATGGAGGACCTGCGAGAGCAGACTCACACACGCCATTATGAGCTTTATCGTCGCTGCAAACTGGAGGAGATGGGCTTCAAGGACACGGACCCTGACAGCAAGCCCTTCag TCTGCAGGAAACATACGAAGCAAAGAGGAACGAGTTCATGGGTGAGCtgcagaagaaagaagaagaaatgaggcAAATGTTTGTCCAGAGAGTCAAAGAGAAGGAGGCTGAGCTGAAAGAAGCGGAAAAAGAG CTGCATGAGAAGTTTGACCGTCTGAAGAAGCTCCACCAGGACGAGAAAAAGAAactggaggaaaagaagaaggggCTGGACGACGAGCTTAATACGTTCAAACAGAAAAAGACTGCGGCAGAGCTCTTGCAGAGTCAAGCTCAGCAGGCAGGGGGCTCCGCCACAATCAAGAGggacaaagagaggaaaaa CTGA